In the Dama dama isolate Ldn47 chromosome 13, ASM3311817v1, whole genome shotgun sequence genome, one interval contains:
- the MAN2C1 gene encoding alpha-mannosidase 2C1 isoform X1, with protein sequence MAAAAPALKHWRTTLERVEKFVSPLYFTDCNLRGRLFGDSCPVAELSSFLTPERLPYEEAVQQDFRPAQVGDSFGPTWWTCWFRVELTIPEAWVGQEVHLRWESDGEGLVWRDGEPVQGLTKEGEKTSYILTDKLGEKDPRSLTLYVEVACNGLLGAGKGSMIAAPDPEKMFQVSRAELAVFHRDVYKLLVDLELLLGIAKGLGEDNQRSFQALYTANQMVNVCDPAQPETFPVAQALASKFFGQRGGESQHTIHAMGHCHIDTAWLWPFKETVRKCARSWVTVVQLMERNPEFIFACSQAQQLEWVRSYYPGLHARLQEFACRGQFVPVGGTWVEMDGNLPSGESMVRQFLQGQNFFRQEFGKMCSEFWLPDTFGYSAQLPQIMRSCGIKRFLTQKLSWNLVNSFPHHTFFWEGLDGSQVLAHFPPGDSYGMQGSVEEVLKTVAKNRDKGRTNHSAFLFGFGDGGGGPTQTMVDRLKRLCNTDGLPRVQLSSPERLFSALEGHSEQLCTWVGELFLELHNGTYTTHAQIKKGNRECERILHDVELLSSLALARSAQFLYPAALLQDLWRLLLLTQFHDVVTGSCIQLVAEEAICHYEDIRSHGNTLLSAAAAALCAGEPGPEGLLIVNTLPWKRTEVLALPRSGGAHSLALVTVPSMGFAPAPTPTSLQPLLPQQPVFVVQETDSSVTLDNGIIRVRLDPTGRLTSLVLVASGREAVAEGAIGNQFVLFDDVPLYWDAWDVMDYHLETRKPVLGQAGTLAVGTEGGVRGSAWFLLQISPNSRLSQEVVLDVGCPYVRFHTEVHWHEAHKFLKVEFPARVRSPQATYEVQFGHLQRPTHYNTSWDWARFEVWAHRWMDLSEHGFGLALLNDCKYGASVRGNVLSLSLLRAPKSPDATVDMGRHEFTYALMPHKGSFQDAGVIPAAYSLNFPLLALPAPGPAPAAAWSAFSVSSPAVVLETVKQAETSPQGRTLLLRLYEAHGSHTDCWLHTSLPVQEAVLCDLLERRDPTGPLLLRDNRLKLTFTPFQVQSLLLVLQPPPN encoded by the exons atggcggcggcggcgccggccCTGAAGCACTGGCGCACTACTCTGGAGCGGGTGGAGAAATTCGTGTCGCCGCTCTACTTTACCGATTGTAATCTCCGCGGCAG GCTCTTCGGAGACAGCTGCCCAGTGGCCGAGCTCTCCAGCTTCTTGACGCCCGAAAGACTTCCCTACGAGGAGGCAGTCCAGCAGGACTTCCGCCCCGCGCAGGTCGGCGACAGCTTCGGACCCAC ATGGTGGACCTGTTGGTTCCGCGTAGAGCTGACCATCCCAGAGGCATGGGTGGGTCAGGAAGTTCACCTTCGCTGGGAAAGTGATGGAGAAGGCCTGGTGTGGCGTGATGGGGAACCTGTCCAG GGTTTGaccaaagagggagagaaaaccaGCTACATTCTGACTGACAAGCTGGGGGAGAAAGACCCCCGCAG CCTGACCCTCTATGTGGAAGTAGCCTGCAATGGGCTCCTGGGGGCCGGAAAGGGATCCATGATCGCAGCCCCTGATCCAGAGAAGATGTTCCAGGTGAGCCGGGCTGAGCTGGCCGTGTTCCACCGGGATGTCTACAAGCTCCTTGTGGACCTGGAGCTCCTGCTGGGCATCGCCAAG GGCCTCGGGGAGGACAACCAGCGCAGCTTCCAGGCCCTATACACTGCCAACCAGATGGTGAACGTATGTGACCCTGCCCAGCCTGAGACCTTCCCAGTGGCCCAGGCCCTGGCCTCCAAGTTTTTTGGCCAACGTGGGGGTGAAAGCCAGCATACCATCCACGCCATGGGGCACTGCCACATTGACACAG CCTGGCTCTGGCCCTTCAAGGAGACCGTGCGGAAATGTGCCCGGAGCTGGGTGACAGTCGTTCAGCTCATGGAGCGGAACCCCGAGTTCATCTTTGCCTGCTCCCAG GCACAGCAGCTCGAGTGGGTGAGGAGCTACTACCCTGGCCTGCATGCCCGGCTCCAGGAGTTCGCCTGCCGTGGGCAGTTTGTGCCCGTGGGGGGCACCTGGGTGGAAATG GATGGGAACCTTCCCAGTGGAGAGTCCATGGTGAGGCAGTTCCTGCAGGGTCAGAACTTCTTCCGTCAGGAGTTTGGGAAGATGTGCTCGGAG TTCTGGCTGCCAGACACATTCGGCTACTCTGCGCAGCTGCCCCAGATCATGCGTAGCTGTGGTATCAAGCGCTTCCTCACCCAAAAGCTGAGCTGGAACTTGGTGAACTCCTTCCCG CACCATACCTTTTTCTGGGAGGGGCTGGATGGCTCCCAGGTGCTGGCCCACTTCCCGCCTGGTGACTCCTATGGGATGCAGGGCAGTGTGGAGGAG GTGCTGAAGACGGTGGCCAAAAACCGGGACAAGGGACGGACCAACCACAGTGCCTTCCTCTTTGGCTTTGGGGATGGAGGTGGCGGCCCCACCCAGACCATGGTGGACCGCTTGAAGCGGCTGTGCAATACCGATGGGCTGCCCAG GGTGCAGCTGTCTTCTCCGGAGCGACTCTTCTCGGCGCTGGAGGGCCACTCGGAGCAGCTGTGCACCTGGGTTGGGGAGCTCTTCCTGGAGCTACACAACGGCACATACACCACGCATGCCCAG ATCAAGAAGGGGAACCGGGAGTGTGAGCGGATCCTGCACGACGTGGAGCTGCTCAGCAGCCTGGCCTTGGCCCGCAGTGCCCAGTTCCTCTACCCGGCTGCCCTGCTGCAGGATCTCTGGAG ACTCCTGCTCCTGACCCAGTTCCATGATGTGGTGACTGGGAGCTGCATCCAGCTGGTGGCAGAGGAAGCCATATGTCACTACGAAG ACATCCGTTCCCATGGCAACACACTGCTCAGCGCTGCAGCTGCAGCCCTGTGTGCTGGGGAGCCAGGTCCCGAGGGCCTTCTCATTGTCAACACGCTGCCCTGGAAGCGCACCGAAGTTTTGGCCCTGCCCCGGTCTGGCGGGGCCCACTCCTTAG ccctggtCACTGTCCCCAGCATGGGCTTTGCTcctgctcccacccccacctcactgCAGCCCCTGCTGCCCCAGCAGCCTGTGTTCGTAGTGCAAGAG ACTGACAGTTCTGTGACTCTGGACAACGGCATCATCCGAGTGAGGCTGGACCCAACTGGCCGCCTGACATCCCTGGTGCTGGTGGCCTCTGGCAG GGAGGCCGTTGCTGAGGGTGCCATAGGGAACCAGTTTGTGCTGTTTGACGATGTCCCCCTGTACTGGGATGCATGGGACGTCATGGACTACCACCTAGAAACACG GAAGCCAGTGCTGGGCCAGGCAGGGACCCTGGCAGTGGGCACTGAGGGTGGTGTGCGGGGCAGTGCCTGGTTCCTGCTGCAGATCAGCCCTAATAGTCGGCTCAGCCAGGAGGTTGTGTTGGATGTTGGCTGCCCCTATGTCCGCTTCCACACTGAG GTGCACTGGCACGAGGCCCACAAGTTCCTGAAGGTGGAGTTCCCTGCCCGTGTGCGCAGCCCCCAGGCCACCTATGAGGTCCAGTTTGGACATCTGCAGCGGCCCACCCACTACAACACCTCTTGGGACTGGGCTCGATTTGAG GTGTGGGCCCACCGCTGGATGGATCTGTCAGAGCACGGCTTTGGGCTGGCTCTGCTCAATGACTGCAAGTATGGCGCATCAGTACGGGGCAACGTCCTCAGCCTCTCGCT CTTGCGAGCGCCTAAGTCCCCTGATGCCACCGTGGACATGGGACGCCACGAGTTCACCTACGCGCTGATGCCGCACAAGG GCTCATTCCAGGACGCTGGCGTCATCCCCGCTGCTTACAGCCTCAACTTCCCGCTGCTGGCGCTGCCGGCCCCGGGCCCGGCGCCCGCCGCTGCCTGGAGCGCCTTCTCAGTGTCCTCGCCCGCGGTCGTGCTGGAGACTGTCAAGCAG GCGGAGACCAGCCCCCAGGGCCGCACACTCCTGCTGCGGCTGTATGAGGCCCATGGCAGTCACACTGACTGCTGGCTGCACACGTCCCTGCCGGTTCAGGAGGCCGTCCT CTGTGACCTCCTGGAGCGCCGCGACCCTACTGGCCCCCTACTCCTCCGGGACAACCGCCTGAAGCTCACCTTTACTCCCTTCCAAGTGCAGTCCCTGTTGCTCGTTCTGCAGCCCCCACCGAACTGA
- the MAN2C1 gene encoding alpha-mannosidase 2C1 isoform X4: MAAAAPALKHWRTTLERVEKFVSPLYFTDCNLRGRLFGDSCPVAELSSFLTPERLPYEEAVQQDFRPAQVGDSFGPTWWTCWFRVELTIPEAWVGQEVHLRWESDGEGLVWRDGEPVQGLTKEGEKTSYILTDKLGEKDPRSLTLYVEVACNGLLGAGKGSMIAAPDPEKMFQVSRAELAVFHRDVYKLLVDLELLLGIAKGLGEDNQRSFQALYTANQMVNVCDPAQPETFPVAQALASKFFGQRGGESQHTIHAMGHCHIDTAWLWPFKETVRKCARSWVTVVQLMERNPEFIFACSQAQQLEWVRSYYPGLHARLQEFACRGQFVPVGGTWVEMDGNLPSGESMVRQFLQGQNFFRQEFGKMCSEFWLPDTFGYSAQLPQIMRSCGIKRFLTQKLSWNLVNSFPHHTFFWEGLDGSQVLAHFPPGDSYGMQGSVEEVLKTVAKNRDKGRTNHSAFLFGFGDGGGGPTQTMVDRLKRLCNTDGLPRVQLSSPERLFSALEGHSEQLCTWVGELFLELHNGTYTTHAQIKKGNRECERILHDVELLSSLALARSAQFLYPAALLQDLWRLLLLTQFHDVVTGSCIQLVAEEAICHYEDIRSHGNTLLSAAAAALCAGEPGPEGLLIVNTLPWKRTEVLALPRSGGAHSLGMSWGEGLLPSPGHCPQHGLCSCSHPHLTAAPAAPAACVRSARAPADLASRPPPTKTDSSVTLDNGIIRVRLDPTGRLTSLVLVASGREAVAEGAIGNQFVLFDDVPLYWDAWDVMDYHLETRKPVLGQAGTLAVGTEGGVRGSAWFLLQISPNSRLSQEVVLDVGCPYVRFHTEVHWHEAHKFLKVEFPARVRSPQATYEVQFGHLQRPTHYNTSWDWARFEVWAHRWMDLSEHGFGLALLNDCKYGASVRGNVLSLSLLRAPKSPDATVDMGRHEFTYALMPHKGSFQDAGVIPAAYSLNFPLLALPAPGPAPAAAWSAFSVSSPAVVLETVKQAETSPQGRTLLLRLYEAHGSHTDCWLHTSLPVQEAVLCDLLERRDPTGPLLLRDNRLKLTFTPFQVQSLLLVLQPPPN; the protein is encoded by the exons atggcggcggcggcgccggccCTGAAGCACTGGCGCACTACTCTGGAGCGGGTGGAGAAATTCGTGTCGCCGCTCTACTTTACCGATTGTAATCTCCGCGGCAG GCTCTTCGGAGACAGCTGCCCAGTGGCCGAGCTCTCCAGCTTCTTGACGCCCGAAAGACTTCCCTACGAGGAGGCAGTCCAGCAGGACTTCCGCCCCGCGCAGGTCGGCGACAGCTTCGGACCCAC ATGGTGGACCTGTTGGTTCCGCGTAGAGCTGACCATCCCAGAGGCATGGGTGGGTCAGGAAGTTCACCTTCGCTGGGAAAGTGATGGAGAAGGCCTGGTGTGGCGTGATGGGGAACCTGTCCAG GGTTTGaccaaagagggagagaaaaccaGCTACATTCTGACTGACAAGCTGGGGGAGAAAGACCCCCGCAG CCTGACCCTCTATGTGGAAGTAGCCTGCAATGGGCTCCTGGGGGCCGGAAAGGGATCCATGATCGCAGCCCCTGATCCAGAGAAGATGTTCCAGGTGAGCCGGGCTGAGCTGGCCGTGTTCCACCGGGATGTCTACAAGCTCCTTGTGGACCTGGAGCTCCTGCTGGGCATCGCCAAG GGCCTCGGGGAGGACAACCAGCGCAGCTTCCAGGCCCTATACACTGCCAACCAGATGGTGAACGTATGTGACCCTGCCCAGCCTGAGACCTTCCCAGTGGCCCAGGCCCTGGCCTCCAAGTTTTTTGGCCAACGTGGGGGTGAAAGCCAGCATACCATCCACGCCATGGGGCACTGCCACATTGACACAG CCTGGCTCTGGCCCTTCAAGGAGACCGTGCGGAAATGTGCCCGGAGCTGGGTGACAGTCGTTCAGCTCATGGAGCGGAACCCCGAGTTCATCTTTGCCTGCTCCCAG GCACAGCAGCTCGAGTGGGTGAGGAGCTACTACCCTGGCCTGCATGCCCGGCTCCAGGAGTTCGCCTGCCGTGGGCAGTTTGTGCCCGTGGGGGGCACCTGGGTGGAAATG GATGGGAACCTTCCCAGTGGAGAGTCCATGGTGAGGCAGTTCCTGCAGGGTCAGAACTTCTTCCGTCAGGAGTTTGGGAAGATGTGCTCGGAG TTCTGGCTGCCAGACACATTCGGCTACTCTGCGCAGCTGCCCCAGATCATGCGTAGCTGTGGTATCAAGCGCTTCCTCACCCAAAAGCTGAGCTGGAACTTGGTGAACTCCTTCCCG CACCATACCTTTTTCTGGGAGGGGCTGGATGGCTCCCAGGTGCTGGCCCACTTCCCGCCTGGTGACTCCTATGGGATGCAGGGCAGTGTGGAGGAG GTGCTGAAGACGGTGGCCAAAAACCGGGACAAGGGACGGACCAACCACAGTGCCTTCCTCTTTGGCTTTGGGGATGGAGGTGGCGGCCCCACCCAGACCATGGTGGACCGCTTGAAGCGGCTGTGCAATACCGATGGGCTGCCCAG GGTGCAGCTGTCTTCTCCGGAGCGACTCTTCTCGGCGCTGGAGGGCCACTCGGAGCAGCTGTGCACCTGGGTTGGGGAGCTCTTCCTGGAGCTACACAACGGCACATACACCACGCATGCCCAG ATCAAGAAGGGGAACCGGGAGTGTGAGCGGATCCTGCACGACGTGGAGCTGCTCAGCAGCCTGGCCTTGGCCCGCAGTGCCCAGTTCCTCTACCCGGCTGCCCTGCTGCAGGATCTCTGGAG ACTCCTGCTCCTGACCCAGTTCCATGATGTGGTGACTGGGAGCTGCATCCAGCTGGTGGCAGAGGAAGCCATATGTCACTACGAAG ACATCCGTTCCCATGGCAACACACTGCTCAGCGCTGCAGCTGCAGCCCTGTGTGCTGGGGAGCCAGGTCCCGAGGGCCTTCTCATTGTCAACACGCTGCCCTGGAAGCGCACCGAAGTTTTGGCCCTGCCCCGGTCTGGCGGGGCCCACTCCTTAGGTATGAGCTGGGGAGAAGG cctcctccccagccctggtCACTGTCCCCAGCATGGGCTTTGCTcctgctcccacccccacctcactgCAGCCCCTGCTGCCCCAGCAGCCTGTGTTCGTAGTGCAAGAG CCCCTGCAGACCTAGCCTCAAGGCCCCCTCCCACCAAGACTGACAGTTCTGTGACTCTGGACAACGGCATCATCCGAGTGAGGCTGGACCCAACTGGCCGCCTGACATCCCTGGTGCTGGTGGCCTCTGGCAG GGAGGCCGTTGCTGAGGGTGCCATAGGGAACCAGTTTGTGCTGTTTGACGATGTCCCCCTGTACTGGGATGCATGGGACGTCATGGACTACCACCTAGAAACACG GAAGCCAGTGCTGGGCCAGGCAGGGACCCTGGCAGTGGGCACTGAGGGTGGTGTGCGGGGCAGTGCCTGGTTCCTGCTGCAGATCAGCCCTAATAGTCGGCTCAGCCAGGAGGTTGTGTTGGATGTTGGCTGCCCCTATGTCCGCTTCCACACTGAG GTGCACTGGCACGAGGCCCACAAGTTCCTGAAGGTGGAGTTCCCTGCCCGTGTGCGCAGCCCCCAGGCCACCTATGAGGTCCAGTTTGGACATCTGCAGCGGCCCACCCACTACAACACCTCTTGGGACTGGGCTCGATTTGAG GTGTGGGCCCACCGCTGGATGGATCTGTCAGAGCACGGCTTTGGGCTGGCTCTGCTCAATGACTGCAAGTATGGCGCATCAGTACGGGGCAACGTCCTCAGCCTCTCGCT CTTGCGAGCGCCTAAGTCCCCTGATGCCACCGTGGACATGGGACGCCACGAGTTCACCTACGCGCTGATGCCGCACAAGG GCTCATTCCAGGACGCTGGCGTCATCCCCGCTGCTTACAGCCTCAACTTCCCGCTGCTGGCGCTGCCGGCCCCGGGCCCGGCGCCCGCCGCTGCCTGGAGCGCCTTCTCAGTGTCCTCGCCCGCGGTCGTGCTGGAGACTGTCAAGCAG GCGGAGACCAGCCCCCAGGGCCGCACACTCCTGCTGCGGCTGTATGAGGCCCATGGCAGTCACACTGACTGCTGGCTGCACACGTCCCTGCCGGTTCAGGAGGCCGTCCT CTGTGACCTCCTGGAGCGCCGCGACCCTACTGGCCCCCTACTCCTCCGGGACAACCGCCTGAAGCTCACCTTTACTCCCTTCCAAGTGCAGTCCCTGTTGCTCGTTCTGCAGCCCCCACCGAACTGA
- the MAN2C1 gene encoding alpha-mannosidase 2C1 isoform X2 yields the protein MAAAAPALKHWRTTLERVEKFVSPLYFTDCNLRGRLFGDSCPVAELSSFLTPERLPYEEAVQQDFRPAQVGDSFGPTWWTCWFRVELTIPEAWVGQEVHLRWESDGEGLVWRDGEPVQGLTKEGEKTSYILTDKLGEKDPRSLTLYVEVACNGLLGAGKGSMIAAPDPEKMFQVSRAELAVFHRDVYKLLVDLELLLGIAKGLGEDNQRSFQALYTANQMVNVCDPAQPETFPVAQALASKFFGQRGGESQHTIHAMGHCHIDTAWLWPFKETVRKCARSWVTVVQLMERNPEFIFACSQAQQLEWVRSYYPGLHARLQEFACRGQFVPVGGTWVEMDGNLPSGESMVRQFLQGQNFFRQEFGKMCSEFWLPDTFGYSAQLPQIMRSCGIKRFLTQKLSWNLVNSFPVLKTVAKNRDKGRTNHSAFLFGFGDGGGGPTQTMVDRLKRLCNTDGLPRVQLSSPERLFSALEGHSEQLCTWVGELFLELHNGTYTTHAQIKKGNRECERILHDVELLSSLALARSAQFLYPAALLQDLWRLLLLTQFHDVVTGSCIQLVAEEAICHYEDIRSHGNTLLSAAAAALCAGEPGPEGLLIVNTLPWKRTEVLALPRSGGAHSLALVTVPSMGFAPAPTPTSLQPLLPQQPVFVVQETDSSVTLDNGIIRVRLDPTGRLTSLVLVASGREAVAEGAIGNQFVLFDDVPLYWDAWDVMDYHLETRKPVLGQAGTLAVGTEGGVRGSAWFLLQISPNSRLSQEVVLDVGCPYVRFHTEVHWHEAHKFLKVEFPARVRSPQATYEVQFGHLQRPTHYNTSWDWARFEVWAHRWMDLSEHGFGLALLNDCKYGASVRGNVLSLSLLRAPKSPDATVDMGRHEFTYALMPHKGSFQDAGVIPAAYSLNFPLLALPAPGPAPAAAWSAFSVSSPAVVLETVKQAETSPQGRTLLLRLYEAHGSHTDCWLHTSLPVQEAVLCDLLERRDPTGPLLLRDNRLKLTFTPFQVQSLLLVLQPPPN from the exons atggcggcggcggcgccggccCTGAAGCACTGGCGCACTACTCTGGAGCGGGTGGAGAAATTCGTGTCGCCGCTCTACTTTACCGATTGTAATCTCCGCGGCAG GCTCTTCGGAGACAGCTGCCCAGTGGCCGAGCTCTCCAGCTTCTTGACGCCCGAAAGACTTCCCTACGAGGAGGCAGTCCAGCAGGACTTCCGCCCCGCGCAGGTCGGCGACAGCTTCGGACCCAC ATGGTGGACCTGTTGGTTCCGCGTAGAGCTGACCATCCCAGAGGCATGGGTGGGTCAGGAAGTTCACCTTCGCTGGGAAAGTGATGGAGAAGGCCTGGTGTGGCGTGATGGGGAACCTGTCCAG GGTTTGaccaaagagggagagaaaaccaGCTACATTCTGACTGACAAGCTGGGGGAGAAAGACCCCCGCAG CCTGACCCTCTATGTGGAAGTAGCCTGCAATGGGCTCCTGGGGGCCGGAAAGGGATCCATGATCGCAGCCCCTGATCCAGAGAAGATGTTCCAGGTGAGCCGGGCTGAGCTGGCCGTGTTCCACCGGGATGTCTACAAGCTCCTTGTGGACCTGGAGCTCCTGCTGGGCATCGCCAAG GGCCTCGGGGAGGACAACCAGCGCAGCTTCCAGGCCCTATACACTGCCAACCAGATGGTGAACGTATGTGACCCTGCCCAGCCTGAGACCTTCCCAGTGGCCCAGGCCCTGGCCTCCAAGTTTTTTGGCCAACGTGGGGGTGAAAGCCAGCATACCATCCACGCCATGGGGCACTGCCACATTGACACAG CCTGGCTCTGGCCCTTCAAGGAGACCGTGCGGAAATGTGCCCGGAGCTGGGTGACAGTCGTTCAGCTCATGGAGCGGAACCCCGAGTTCATCTTTGCCTGCTCCCAG GCACAGCAGCTCGAGTGGGTGAGGAGCTACTACCCTGGCCTGCATGCCCGGCTCCAGGAGTTCGCCTGCCGTGGGCAGTTTGTGCCCGTGGGGGGCACCTGGGTGGAAATG GATGGGAACCTTCCCAGTGGAGAGTCCATGGTGAGGCAGTTCCTGCAGGGTCAGAACTTCTTCCGTCAGGAGTTTGGGAAGATGTGCTCGGAG TTCTGGCTGCCAGACACATTCGGCTACTCTGCGCAGCTGCCCCAGATCATGCGTAGCTGTGGTATCAAGCGCTTCCTCACCCAAAAGCTGAGCTGGAACTTGGTGAACTCCTTCCCG GTGCTGAAGACGGTGGCCAAAAACCGGGACAAGGGACGGACCAACCACAGTGCCTTCCTCTTTGGCTTTGGGGATGGAGGTGGCGGCCCCACCCAGACCATGGTGGACCGCTTGAAGCGGCTGTGCAATACCGATGGGCTGCCCAG GGTGCAGCTGTCTTCTCCGGAGCGACTCTTCTCGGCGCTGGAGGGCCACTCGGAGCAGCTGTGCACCTGGGTTGGGGAGCTCTTCCTGGAGCTACACAACGGCACATACACCACGCATGCCCAG ATCAAGAAGGGGAACCGGGAGTGTGAGCGGATCCTGCACGACGTGGAGCTGCTCAGCAGCCTGGCCTTGGCCCGCAGTGCCCAGTTCCTCTACCCGGCTGCCCTGCTGCAGGATCTCTGGAG ACTCCTGCTCCTGACCCAGTTCCATGATGTGGTGACTGGGAGCTGCATCCAGCTGGTGGCAGAGGAAGCCATATGTCACTACGAAG ACATCCGTTCCCATGGCAACACACTGCTCAGCGCTGCAGCTGCAGCCCTGTGTGCTGGGGAGCCAGGTCCCGAGGGCCTTCTCATTGTCAACACGCTGCCCTGGAAGCGCACCGAAGTTTTGGCCCTGCCCCGGTCTGGCGGGGCCCACTCCTTAG ccctggtCACTGTCCCCAGCATGGGCTTTGCTcctgctcccacccccacctcactgCAGCCCCTGCTGCCCCAGCAGCCTGTGTTCGTAGTGCAAGAG ACTGACAGTTCTGTGACTCTGGACAACGGCATCATCCGAGTGAGGCTGGACCCAACTGGCCGCCTGACATCCCTGGTGCTGGTGGCCTCTGGCAG GGAGGCCGTTGCTGAGGGTGCCATAGGGAACCAGTTTGTGCTGTTTGACGATGTCCCCCTGTACTGGGATGCATGGGACGTCATGGACTACCACCTAGAAACACG GAAGCCAGTGCTGGGCCAGGCAGGGACCCTGGCAGTGGGCACTGAGGGTGGTGTGCGGGGCAGTGCCTGGTTCCTGCTGCAGATCAGCCCTAATAGTCGGCTCAGCCAGGAGGTTGTGTTGGATGTTGGCTGCCCCTATGTCCGCTTCCACACTGAG GTGCACTGGCACGAGGCCCACAAGTTCCTGAAGGTGGAGTTCCCTGCCCGTGTGCGCAGCCCCCAGGCCACCTATGAGGTCCAGTTTGGACATCTGCAGCGGCCCACCCACTACAACACCTCTTGGGACTGGGCTCGATTTGAG GTGTGGGCCCACCGCTGGATGGATCTGTCAGAGCACGGCTTTGGGCTGGCTCTGCTCAATGACTGCAAGTATGGCGCATCAGTACGGGGCAACGTCCTCAGCCTCTCGCT CTTGCGAGCGCCTAAGTCCCCTGATGCCACCGTGGACATGGGACGCCACGAGTTCACCTACGCGCTGATGCCGCACAAGG GCTCATTCCAGGACGCTGGCGTCATCCCCGCTGCTTACAGCCTCAACTTCCCGCTGCTGGCGCTGCCGGCCCCGGGCCCGGCGCCCGCCGCTGCCTGGAGCGCCTTCTCAGTGTCCTCGCCCGCGGTCGTGCTGGAGACTGTCAAGCAG GCGGAGACCAGCCCCCAGGGCCGCACACTCCTGCTGCGGCTGTATGAGGCCCATGGCAGTCACACTGACTGCTGGCTGCACACGTCCCTGCCGGTTCAGGAGGCCGTCCT CTGTGACCTCCTGGAGCGCCGCGACCCTACTGGCCCCCTACTCCTCCGGGACAACCGCCTGAAGCTCACCTTTACTCCCTTCCAAGTGCAGTCCCTGTTGCTCGTTCTGCAGCCCCCACCGAACTGA